The following are from one region of the Pseudomonadota bacterium genome:
- a CDS encoding phosphoglycerate dehydrogenase: protein MTYKVLCTDGLSKRGVERLSKFAGVETDFRPKLTHEELLDAIPAFDGLIVRSASKVGSDVIERAGKLKIVARAGVGVDNIDVKAATERGILVVNTPAGNTTATCELTFTMMLSLARHVPQAAKLMTEGVWEKKKFMGTELSRKTLGIVGMGRIGKEVARRAKAFDMKILAMDPYLTDDAYASLGVEKAGLERILKEADYLTVHTPLTDETRNLIGAKQFAMMKPTAYVVNCARGGIINERDLAEALRSNTIAGAALDVYTKEPYEDTIFRGLDNAILTPHLGASTREAQDAVAVEAAEAVGGYLTKGTRMNAVNPQVPERRA, encoded by the coding sequence ATGACATACAAAGTTCTCTGCACGGACGGCCTCTCCAAGCGGGGCGTGGAGCGGCTCTCGAAGTTCGCCGGCGTCGAGACCGACTTCCGGCCGAAGCTCACGCACGAGGAGCTGCTCGACGCCATACCGGCCTTCGACGGGCTCATCGTCCGCAGCGCCTCCAAGGTGGGTTCCGACGTGATCGAGAGGGCGGGCAAGCTCAAGATCGTGGCGCGCGCGGGCGTGGGCGTGGACAACATCGACGTCAAGGCGGCGACCGAGCGGGGCATCCTCGTCGTGAACACGCCGGCGGGCAACACCACCGCCACCTGCGAGCTCACCTTCACCATGATGCTCTCCCTCGCGCGCCACGTGCCGCAGGCGGCGAAGCTCATGACCGAGGGGGTCTGGGAGAAGAAGAAGTTCATGGGCACCGAGCTCTCGCGCAAGACGCTCGGCATCGTCGGCATGGGCAGGATCGGCAAGGAGGTCGCACGCCGCGCAAAGGCGTTCGACATGAAAATCCTGGCCATGGACCCCTATCTCACCGACGACGCGTACGCGTCGCTGGGCGTCGAGAAGGCGGGCCTCGAGAGGATACTCAAGGAAGCGGACTACCTCACGGTGCATACGCCCCTCACCGACGAGACCAGGAACCTGATCGGGGCAAAGCAGTTCGCCATGATGAAGCCGACCGCTTACGTCGTCAACTGCGCGCGCGGCGGGATCATAAACGAGCGCGACCTGGCCGAGGCGCTCCGATCGAACACGATCGCGGGGGCGGCGCTGGACGTCTACACGAAGGAGCCTTACGAGGACACGATCTTCCGCGGCCTGGACAACGCGATCCTCACCCCGCACCTGGGCGCATCGACCCGCGAGGCCCAGGACGCGGTCGCCGTGGAGGCGGCGGAGGCGGTCGGGGGCTACCTCACGAAGGGGACGCGGATGAACGCGGTCAACCCCCAGGTCCCTGAACGAAGGGCCTGA
- the serC gene encoding 3-phosphoserine/phosphohydroxythreonine transaminase: MSMKRVYNFNAGPAAMPLEVLNWMKDGFMDFGGMSILEISHRSKEFQAVIDEARALLAELMGVPETHDILLLQGGAAQQFAVVPMNLMDRTADYAITGHWSKQALKEAQIVGEPKVIFTSEGENFTRVPRASEIKPGPDASYVHITTNNTIFGTEYYEYPDTGKVPLVADMSSDILSRRMDISKFGLLYAGAQKNLGPAGVTVVVIRKDLLERSPRKLPVIFRYKTHSEKGSLYNTPPVFSIYTMMLYLRWVKSIGGVDEIERRNVKKAEMLYDAIDRCDLYKGTTEKASRSRMNVTYVLPSQELTDKFVAGAKEKGIVGIKGHRSVGGIRASLYNAVSEDAVQALTGFMDEFRRNA, translated from the coding sequence ATGTCAATGAAACGGGTCTACAATTTCAACGCAGGGCCGGCGGCCATGCCGCTGGAGGTCTTAAACTGGATGAAGGACGGGTTCATGGATTTCGGCGGCATGTCGATCCTGGAGATCAGCCACCGGTCCAAGGAGTTCCAGGCGGTGATCGACGAGGCCAGGGCCCTGCTCGCCGAACTCATGGGTGTTCCCGAAACCCACGACATCCTGCTCCTGCAGGGGGGCGCGGCGCAGCAGTTCGCCGTGGTGCCCATGAACCTCATGGACCGCACCGCCGACTACGCCATCACAGGCCACTGGTCGAAGCAGGCGCTCAAGGAGGCGCAGATCGTGGGCGAGCCCAAGGTGATATTCACCTCCGAGGGGGAGAACTTCACGAGGGTCCCCAGGGCCTCCGAGATAAAGCCCGGCCCCGACGCGAGCTACGTGCACATAACCACGAACAACACGATCTTCGGCACCGAGTACTACGAGTACCCGGACACCGGCAAGGTCCCCCTGGTCGCCGACATGTCCTCCGATATCCTCTCTCGCCGCATGGACATCTCTAAATTCGGCCTCCTGTACGCCGGCGCGCAGAAGAACCTGGGGCCCGCGGGGGTGACGGTCGTCGTGATCAGAAAGGACCTTCTCGAGCGCAGCCCGCGCAAGCTGCCGGTCATATTCCGCTACAAGACCCACTCGGAGAAGGGGTCGCTCTACAACACTCCGCCCGTCTTCTCCATCTACACGATGATGCTCTATCTGCGCTGGGTGAAGTCGATCGGCGGCGTGGATGAGATCGAGCGCCGCAACGTGAAGAAGGCGGAGATGCTCTACGACGCGATCGACCGCTGCGACCTCTACAAGGGCACGACCGAGAAGGCCAGCCGCTCGCGCATGAACGTGACCTACGTGCTGCCCAGCCAGGAGCTCACCGACAAGTTCGTGGCTGGGGCGAAGGAGAAGGGGATCGTAGGCATAAAGGGGCACCGCAGCGTGGGCGGCATACGCGCCTCGCTCTACAACGCGGTCAGCGAGGATGCGGTCCAGGCGCTCACCGGCTTCATGGACGAATTCAGGAGGAACGCATGA
- a CDS encoding DUF1015 domain-containing protein: MSKIIPFEALIPRKDLADRVVCPPYDVIDSDEARKLAKGNPYSMLHVTKPEIDLPDETMEDDDRIYAKGIENLQRFVEDGTLIRDRASIYVYRLAMGEIVQTGVVCGVSADEYERGLIKKHEKTREPKVVDRTRLACALHTHAEPVILVHRADEGIRALLAKEAGDEPLFDVKYQGVRHTLWRANDPQGIVAAFSRLPALYIADGHHRSETGCRTMQWMRRDNPGHTGGEAYNFFPAAVFPDDEVRVFRYEWDGPADKRPLADVTMADIMKLSDQNGIMPPKSTWFAPKLISGLFLYTF, encoded by the coding sequence ATGTCAAAAATTATTCCCTTCGAGGCGCTCATCCCCCGCAAGGACCTTGCGGACAGGGTCGTGTGCCCCCCCTACGACGTGATCGACAGCGACGAGGCGCGTAAGCTCGCGAAAGGAAACCCCTATTCCATGCTCCACGTCACCAAGCCGGAGATAGACCTTCCCGATGAGACAATGGAGGACGACGACCGCATCTATGCCAAGGGCATCGAAAACCTGCAGCGGTTCGTCGAGGACGGTACGCTCATCCGGGACAGGGCCTCGATCTACGTCTACAGGCTCGCCATGGGCGAGATCGTCCAGACCGGCGTGGTCTGCGGCGTGTCGGCCGACGAGTACGAGAGGGGGCTGATCAAGAAGCACGAGAAGACCCGCGAGCCCAAGGTCGTGGACCGCACCAGGCTCGCCTGCGCGCTCCACACGCACGCCGAGCCGGTGATACTCGTGCACAGGGCCGACGAGGGGATACGCGCGCTGCTCGCGAAGGAGGCGGGGGATGAGCCGCTCTTCGACGTGAAATACCAGGGCGTGCGCCACACGCTCTGGCGCGCGAACGACCCGCAGGGGATCGTGGCCGCGTTCTCGCGCCTGCCGGCCCTCTACATAGCGGACGGCCACCACCGCAGCGAGACCGGCTGCCGCACCATGCAGTGGATGAGGCGCGACAACCCGGGGCACACCGGCGGGGAGGCGTATAATTTCTTCCCGGCCGCGGTCTTCCCCGACGACGAGGTGAGGGTGTTCCGCTACGAGTGGGACGGGCCGGCCGACAAGAGGCCGCTGGCCGACGTCACCATGGCCGACATCATGAAGCTCTCGGACCAGAACGGGATAATGCCGCCCAAGTCCACGTGGTTCGCGCCCAAGCTCA